One Acetoanaerobium noterae genomic region harbors:
- the speB gene encoding agmatinase, whose protein sequence is MNKNIFTFIGFDNEFEESQIVLFGAPFDGTTSFRPGTRFAPNIMRNDSFGLETYSPYLNKDLEDYMLFDSGDLDFPFGNPQRIIDMIKEHSKAILNAGKIPFMIGGEHLVTLGSVQSVYEKYNDLHIIHLDAHADLREDYMGQKLSHATVLRRCHDFLGDGRIHQFGIRSGTKEEFTWAKDHVDMHPFSLDGLKEVIDELKDKPVYITIDLDVLDPSIFPGTGTIEPGGISFLELIGAFKEFSRLNNIVGMDAVELSPHYDQSGMSTAVACKVIREMALVAVK, encoded by the coding sequence ATGAATAAGAATATTTTCACCTTTATAGGTTTTGATAATGAATTTGAAGAGTCTCAGATAGTATTATTTGGGGCTCCTTTTGACGGTACTACATCTTTTAGACCTGGTACTCGTTTTGCTCCTAACATCATGAGAAACGACTCCTTTGGACTAGAAACTTACAGCCCCTACTTAAACAAAGATTTAGAAGATTATATGCTGTTTGACTCTGGAGATTTAGATTTCCCTTTTGGAAATCCTCAAAGAATCATCGATATGATAAAAGAGCATTCTAAGGCTATATTAAATGCAGGTAAGATTCCTTTTATGATAGGCGGAGAGCATTTAGTAACCCTAGGAAGCGTACAAAGCGTATATGAAAAGTACAATGACCTTCATATCATCCACTTAGACGCACATGCTGATTTAAGAGAGGATTACATGGGCCAAAAGCTTTCTCATGCTACAGTACTCAGACGTTGCCATGATTTTTTAGGCGATGGAAGAATTCATCAGTTTGGAATTCGCTCTGGAACTAAGGAAGAATTTACTTGGGCAAAAGACCACGTGGATATGCATCCATTTTCATTAGATGGCTTAAAAGAAGTGATTGATGAATTAAAAGACAAGCCTGTTTATATAACTATAGATTTGGACGTATTAGACCCTTCAATCTTTCCTGGCACTGGAACTATAGAGCCAGGCGGAATAAGCTTCTTAGAGCTTATAGGAGCTTTTAAAGAGTTTTCAAGACTTAATAACATCGTAGGCATGGATGCAGTAGAGCTGTCTCCTCACTACGACCAAAGCGGTATGTCTACAGCCGTAGCATGCAAGGTTATAAGAGAAATGGCATTAGTAGCTGTAAAATAA
- the speE gene encoding polyamine aminopropyltransferase, with product MELWYTEQQTDEVRFSIKVKQHLYTGKSEFQDVDVFESEEFGKFLTLDGLMMVTEKDEFIYHDMITHVAMATNPNIKKVLVIGGGDGGTVRELTRYSHIEKIDMVEIDKLVVDVSREYLPITASKLDDPRVNLYFEDGIRFVADTKEIYDLILVDSTDPIGPGEGLFTTEFYQNCFNILSDNGILVNQSESPYYDQFSHEMKRAHKKIKNIFPISKVYQFHMPTYPSGHWLFGFASKKLDPIKDVDFDKWNALGIKTKYYNPQLHVGCFALPSYVQEMLDNE from the coding sequence ATGGAGTTATGGTACACAGAGCAACAAACAGATGAGGTGCGCTTTTCTATTAAAGTAAAGCAGCATTTATATACAGGAAAAAGTGAATTTCAAGATGTAGATGTATTTGAAAGTGAAGAATTTGGCAAGTTTCTTACTCTAGATGGTCTTATGATGGTAACTGAAAAAGACGAATTCATCTATCATGATATGATTACACATGTTGCTATGGCTACAAATCCTAATATCAAGAAGGTTCTTGTTATAGGTGGTGGCGATGGTGGTACAGTTAGAGAGCTTACTAGATATTCTCATATAGAAAAAATAGATATGGTAGAAATAGATAAGCTAGTTGTAGATGTTTCTAGGGAGTATCTTCCTATTACTGCATCTAAGCTAGATGACCCTAGAGTAAATCTTTATTTTGAAGATGGTATTCGCTTTGTAGCTGATACTAAAGAAATATACGACCTTATTTTAGTTGATTCCACTGACCCTATAGGGCCTGGAGAAGGTTTATTTACTACTGAATTTTATCAAAATTGCTTTAATATACTTTCAGATAACGGAATACTTGTAAATCAAAGTGAAAGCCCATATTATGACCAATTTTCTCATGAAATGAAGCGCGCTCACAAAAAGATTAAAAACATCTTCCCTATTTCAAAAGTATATCAGTTCCATATGCCTACATATCCATCAGGACACTGGTTATTTGGATTTGCATCTAAAAAGCTAGATCCTATTAAGGATGTTGATTTTGATAAATGGAACGCTCTTGGCATCAAGACTAAATACTACAATCCTCAGCTTCATGTAGGATGCTTTGCTCTTCCATCTTATGTACAGGAGATGCTAGACAATGAATAA
- the speD gene encoding adenosylmethionine decarboxylase, translating into MKIEQLGRHILVEFYNCDKEVLNNHSEIEKHMNEAAIRSKATIVQSAFHTFNPWGVSGAVIIQESHLTIHTWPEFGYAAVDLFTCGDSVNPWIGFEYLSDSLKAEKWETSEVPRGPVDKIKAFAKEDLGEVHFKPQTDSEIAS; encoded by the coding sequence GTGAAAATTGAACAACTAGGAAGACATATTCTTGTTGAATTTTATAACTGTGATAAAGAGGTGTTAAATAACCATTCAGAAATCGAAAAACATATGAACGAAGCAGCTATTCGCTCTAAGGCAACTATCGTGCAAAGTGCGTTTCATACGTTCAATCCATGGGGCGTAAGTGGTGCTGTTATTATTCAGGAGTCTCACCTTACTATTCATACTTGGCCTGAATTTGGATATGCCGCTGTAGACCTATTTACTTGCGGAGATAGTGTAAATCCTTGGATTGGCTTTGAATACTTAAGTGATTCTTTAAAAGCTGAGAAATGGGAAACTAGCGAAGTACCTAGAGGACCAGTTGATAAAATCAAAGCTTTTGCTAAAGAAGATTTAGGTGAGGTTCATTTCAAGCCTCAAACAGATTCAGAGATAGCATCTTAG
- a CDS encoding aminotransferase class I/II-fold pyridoxal phosphate-dependent enzyme has protein sequence MKQNHEILPLIEAMMQYDQRDVVPFDVPGHKHGRGTKELVDFFGEKVMRIDVNSMKCLDNIGNPVGVIKEAQQLMADAYDADHAFFLTNGTSSGVQAMIMSACQAGDKVILPRNAHKSAINALILGGITPVYVQPEMNTRLGIAMGVTVEKIKEAIALHPDAKAVFLINPTYYGAASALKEITELCHKHDMAVLVDEAHGAHLHFHDELPMSAMEAGADMSAVSLHKTGGSLTQSSALLLKGDIIDKDRVKTILNLTTSTSASYLLMASLDGARKILATRGEKMLTDTLKLSRSARAEINEIEGLYAFSTELIDAHGVYAFDETKLSINVTGIGLTGFEVYDILRDEYNIQMELGDINNVLAIISLGDTKEALCALVSALKDISVKYKKPEFDCQVKPLKNPEVVIIPRDAFYMQKKILPLADSVGEIAGEYIMAYPPGIPVLSPGERITKEIIDYIEVLKTQKSVLTDNHDPSGEFIKVLKHNNVSSIAI, from the coding sequence ATGAAACAAAACCATGAAATACTGCCACTTATCGAAGCGATGATGCAGTATGATCAAAGAGACGTTGTGCCTTTTGACGTGCCCGGCCACAAGCACGGGCGAGGAACCAAGGAGTTGGTGGACTTCTTCGGTGAAAAAGTCATGAGGATAGATGTCAACTCTATGAAATGCCTAGATAACATAGGTAATCCAGTAGGTGTAATAAAAGAAGCTCAGCAGCTTATGGCAGATGCCTACGACGCTGACCATGCTTTTTTCCTTACAAACGGTACTTCTTCTGGCGTACAAGCTATGATTATGAGTGCCTGCCAAGCAGGAGATAAGGTAATCTTACCTAGAAATGCTCACAAATCTGCAATAAACGCTCTTATATTAGGAGGCATTACCCCTGTATATGTTCAGCCTGAGATGAATACTCGTCTTGGTATAGCAATGGGAGTAACTGTTGAAAAAATAAAGGAAGCTATAGCTCTTCATCCTGATGCAAAAGCTGTCTTTCTTATAAATCCTACCTACTACGGAGCCGCTTCGGCGCTAAAAGAAATAACTGAGCTATGTCATAAACATGACATGGCAGTACTTGTAGATGAAGCTCATGGAGCACATCTTCATTTTCATGATGAACTACCTATGTCCGCTATGGAAGCTGGAGCAGATATGTCAGCAGTAAGTCTTCATAAAACAGGAGGCTCTCTTACTCAAAGCTCGGCTCTTCTTTTGAAAGGAGACATCATAGACAAGGACAGAGTAAAAACAATACTTAACCTCACAACAAGCACAAGTGCATCCTATCTACTTATGGCTAGTCTTGATGGAGCTAGAAAAATCCTAGCTACAAGAGGAGAAAAGATGCTTACAGATACTCTAAAGCTTTCTAGAAGCGCAAGAGCTGAAATAAATGAGATAGAAGGCCTTTATGCTTTTTCTACAGAACTAATTGATGCTCATGGTGTTTATGCTTTTGATGAAACAAAGCTCAGCATCAATGTAACTGGTATAGGACTTACAGGCTTCGAGGTATATGATATATTAAGAGACGAATATAATATCCAAATGGAGCTAGGCGATATCAACAATGTGCTTGCTATCATAAGCCTTGGAGATACAAAAGAAGCCCTTTGTGCTTTAGTATCTGCACTAAAGGATATAAGCGTAAAATATAAAAAGCCTGAATTTGACTGTCAAGTTAAGCCTCTAAAGAATCCTGAGGTTGTAATCATCCCTAGAGATGCGTTTTATATGCAAAAGAAAATTCTTCCTCTAGCTGATTCTGTAGGAGAAATAGCAGGAGAATACATCATGGCTTACCCTCCAGGTATTCCAGTACTAAGTCCTGGCGAGAGAATAACAAAAGAAATAATCGATTATATCGAAGTGCTTAAAACTCAAAAAAGCGTACTTACTGATAATCACGACCCTTCTGGCGAATTTATCAAGGTACTAAAACATAACAACGTATCTTCAATAGCTATTTGA
- a CDS encoding alanine racemase: MENTAYPNLQIDLQKLYNNAKNLVSFANANGINITGVVKGSDSSKEVAKEFIKAGCMGIADSRIEKLAKLKEEGIKEDMMLLRVPMLCEVEQVVRYSEISLNSEIVVLEALNIEANNQNKIHKVILMADLGDLREGYFDEEELIKTALHIETKLDSLHLYGVGTNLGCFGAICPDESNLGKLAQISEKISVLIRRKLEIVSGGATTSLPLLFDSKMPKGINHLRVGEAMLLARDLIDLWGYSMEDYHTDTFVLEAQVIEVKEKPSHPIGRIFVDAFGNTPEYEDKGMRKRALIALGKKDIGHHDSLIPKLKGITVEGSSSDHVILDVTDAAEEIKVGDIIEFELYYQAMLYLTASTSVKKIYRG; the protein is encoded by the coding sequence ATGGAAAATACAGCTTATCCAAATCTACAGATCGATTTACAAAAGCTATATAATAATGCAAAAAATCTAGTGAGCTTTGCAAATGCTAATGGTATAAATATCACTGGAGTAGTAAAGGGAAGTGATTCCTCTAAAGAGGTAGCCAAAGAGTTTATAAAAGCAGGATGTATGGGAATAGCTGATTCAAGAATAGAAAAGCTAGCAAAATTAAAAGAAGAGGGTATAAAGGAAGATATGATGCTCCTTAGAGTACCTATGCTTTGCGAAGTAGAGCAGGTAGTAAGATACTCGGAAATAAGCCTAAACTCAGAAATAGTAGTTTTAGAAGCACTTAATATAGAAGCAAACAATCAAAATAAAATTCACAAAGTAATTTTAATGGCTGATTTAGGAGATTTAAGAGAGGGTTATTTTGATGAAGAAGAGCTAATAAAAACAGCTCTGCATATAGAAACAAAGCTAGATAGCCTTCATTTATATGGAGTAGGAACTAATCTTGGTTGTTTTGGAGCGATTTGCCCTGATGAATCGAATCTAGGAAAATTAGCTCAGATAAGTGAAAAGATTTCTGTACTAATAAGAAGAAAGCTAGAAATAGTATCAGGAGGAGCTACAACTTCATTGCCACTACTATTTGATTCTAAGATGCCAAAAGGGATAAATCATCTTAGAGTAGGAGAGGCTATGCTTTTAGCTAGAGATTTAATAGATTTATGGGGTTATTCTATGGAAGACTATCACACAGATACTTTTGTCCTTGAGGCACAGGTGATAGAGGTAAAGGAGAAGCCATCACATCCTATAGGCAGGATATTTGTAGATGCTTTTGGAAATACACCAGAGTATGAAGATAAGGGAATGAGAAAAAGAGCTCTTATAGCTCTAGGAAAAAAAGATATAGGACATCACGACAGCCTGATTCCTAAATTAAAAGGAATAACAGTAGAAGGAAGCAGTAGTGACCACGTAATTTTAGATGTAACTGATGCAGCGGAGGAAATTAAGGTAGGAGATATAATAGAGTTTGAACTTTATTATCAGGCTATGCTTTATCTTACAGCTTCGACTTCGGTTAAAAAAATATATAGAGGATAA